In Spirochaeta thermophila DSM 6578, the following proteins share a genomic window:
- the bamA gene encoding outer membrane protein assembly factor BamA, with protein sequence MRVTRRFIILLLSVVISLPLFAQEPPPDWYLGKPIKEFSFSGLSAVSENEIRGILRPYVGKTFTNDLFWEIQSKLYALEYFDEIIPSAQPADENYSAVIIHFEVKEFPSVDRITFEGNQRVRDSELLDTILLKRGDMVTQAKLRADERAIIELYHEKGFPEASVEGILREGDRGTEVVFVISEGPQIIVRSITFSGNLLYPEKTLRGLMKTKPQGFLVSGVYNEQTFQEDLRKIEDYYAQRGYIDARITHVEKTEEIEGDRHYLHITIYLSEGEQYRFGGITFEGNKIFSTERLQELFTLNEGDLFDRTAFTRDYQKLLDLYYENGYIFNRIDLREEKDPEQHLVSYHVTIEERGRAHIENIILRGNTKTKDFVILRELPIEEGDVFSKTKIVEGLRNLYNLQYFTSITPETPAGSTEGLMNLVINVEEAPTANIQFGVNFGGSSDFPVAATVAWSDQNFLGYGLDFGVNLTAAPNEQTLGFNYTDRWLFGKRWTGGVSLSISHKDTGRTIPQDTAIDGIVFVGNEENAVPDNGLYTGQWVDAETGELVPNPSQEQIDAGEVITDYEYARRNGFTIPEEYLMNYEAWAISFGINTGYRFYTPVGRLTPSTYFSTSLTTLDYDASRYRPFDPTTRENRGKWLFVNKWNLGISLDTRDIFYSPSSGYYLSQQLLLVGGFLGGSRHYIQPTTKLEGYLTLFDIPVAENWNFKWVLAAHTRLTYNLDQFWVPQPPTYQATSLDQLYVDGFFVGRGWSREPIGGGRTLWDNWIELRMPLLEQIMWWDFYFDFPAFSVDVTAPWDIPLENYRFGIGGGIRFVIPQFPLRFYIAKRFKVMDDKIEWQKGSLFPDSLGLDFVFTIGYDLY encoded by the coding sequence ATGAGAGTAACGCGTCGTTTTATCATCCTCCTCCTGTCGGTAGTGATCTCTCTTCCACTCTTCGCTCAAGAACCTCCTCCCGATTGGTATCTCGGCAAACCGATAAAAGAGTTCTCGTTCTCAGGACTCTCGGCCGTGTCTGAAAACGAGATCCGGGGGATTCTCAGGCCCTATGTGGGAAAGACCTTCACCAACGATTTGTTCTGGGAGATCCAGAGCAAGCTCTACGCCCTGGAATATTTCGATGAGATCATCCCCAGCGCACAACCCGCCGACGAAAACTACTCCGCGGTGATCATCCACTTCGAGGTGAAGGAATTCCCTTCCGTGGATCGGATCACCTTCGAAGGGAATCAGAGGGTCAGGGACTCGGAACTCCTCGACACCATACTCCTGAAACGGGGCGACATGGTCACACAGGCGAAACTCAGGGCCGACGAGCGCGCCATCATAGAGCTCTATCATGAGAAAGGTTTCCCCGAAGCCTCCGTGGAAGGAATCCTACGGGAAGGGGATCGGGGAACCGAAGTGGTCTTCGTGATCTCGGAAGGTCCCCAGATCATCGTGAGGTCCATCACCTTCTCGGGTAACCTGCTTTACCCTGAAAAGACGCTCCGGGGACTCATGAAGACCAAACCACAGGGATTCCTCGTGAGTGGAGTATACAACGAACAGACATTCCAGGAGGATCTCAGGAAGATCGAAGACTACTACGCCCAACGCGGCTATATCGACGCACGGATCACCCACGTGGAAAAGACCGAGGAAATAGAGGGGGATCGTCACTACCTCCACATCACCATCTATCTCTCGGAAGGGGAACAGTACAGGTTCGGAGGAATCACTTTCGAAGGCAACAAGATCTTTTCCACGGAACGACTCCAGGAACTTTTCACTCTCAATGAAGGGGATTTGTTCGACCGCACCGCCTTCACCCGGGATTACCAGAAGCTCCTCGACCTCTATTACGAGAACGGCTACATCTTCAACCGGATCGACCTCAGGGAAGAGAAGGACCCCGAACAGCATCTCGTCTCCTATCATGTGACGATAGAGGAACGTGGGCGGGCGCACATAGAGAATATCATCCTCAGGGGAAACACCAAGACCAAGGACTTCGTGATCCTCCGGGAACTCCCCATAGAGGAAGGGGACGTCTTCAGCAAGACCAAGATCGTGGAAGGTCTGCGCAATCTCTATAATCTTCAATACTTCACCTCAATCACTCCCGAAACCCCTGCCGGAAGTACCGAAGGGCTCATGAATCTGGTGATCAATGTCGAGGAAGCGCCCACCGCCAATATCCAGTTCGGGGTGAACTTCGGTGGGAGCAGCGATTTCCCCGTAGCGGCGACCGTGGCCTGGAGCGACCAGAATTTCCTGGGCTATGGACTCGACTTCGGTGTGAACCTGACGGCGGCACCGAATGAACAAACCCTCGGCTTCAACTACACTGACAGATGGCTTTTCGGGAAACGGTGGACGGGCGGAGTGAGTTTGAGTATCTCTCACAAGGACACCGGGAGGACGATCCCCCAGGACACTGCCATAGATGGGATAGTGTTCGTGGGAAATGAGGAGAACGCTGTTCCCGACAATGGTCTTTATACAGGGCAATGGGTGGATGCGGAGACTGGAGAGCTCGTGCCCAATCCTTCCCAGGAACAGATCGACGCCGGGGAGGTGATAACCGATTACGAATACGCAAGGAGAAACGGCTTCACTATACCGGAAGAATATCTCATGAACTACGAAGCATGGGCGATTTCTTTCGGAATCAATACAGGATACCGTTTTTATACACCTGTGGGGAGACTCACTCCCAGCACCTACTTTTCCACTTCACTCACCACTCTCGACTACGATGCGAGCAGATATCGTCCTTTCGATCCCACGACGCGGGAAAACAGAGGGAAGTGGTTGTTTGTCAACAAATGGAACCTTGGAATCTCTCTCGATACCCGGGATATCTTCTATAGTCCCAGCTCGGGATACTATCTCAGCCAACAGCTCCTTCTCGTGGGAGGTTTCCTGGGCGGAAGCCGTCACTATATCCAGCCCACCACGAAGTTGGAAGGATATCTCACACTCTTCGACATTCCCGTAGCCGAAAATTGGAACTTCAAGTGGGTGCTCGCCGCTCATACAAGGCTCACGTATAACCTGGACCAGTTCTGGGTTCCTCAACCACCCACCTATCAGGCTACTTCTCTGGATCAACTCTATGTCGACGGATTCTTTGTGGGGAGGGGATGGTCGAGAGAACCCATCGGAGGGGGGAGAACCCTATGGGACAACTGGATAGAGCTCCGAATGCCCCTTCTCGAACAGATCATGTGGTGGGACTTCTATTTCGATTTTCCAGCATTTTCGGTGGATGTAACGGCTCCTTGGGATATTCCCCTGGAAAACTACCGGTTCGGGATAGGAGGAGGGATCCGGTTCGTCATCCCTCAGTTCCCTCTCCGGTTCTACATCGCCAAGCGTTTCAAGGTGATGGACGACAAGATAGAATGGCAGAAGGGGAGTCTGTTCCCCGACTCGCTCGGTCTGGATTTCGTCTTCACCATCGGATATGACCTCTATTAG
- a CDS encoding translocation/assembly module TamB domain-containing protein: MVLPDESRIMGRDVRVDIAPGNDGSARYSLSASLFLDISHETAAYYEGVLPERTFLVPVRARGTFSPDMPSMEMELSCSLQGSRIELSTQRFLLSVRNDALSFQNLQASVPYDILGEYEWSSSTLNLMVLTEDFQPSSQFRGPLLESMPANLKFFLDATYSTHLQISYHLPARTLRYTGSGSASFLSKDLHSIAFSLDGENSRIHLDYLTAFTRYGRASMEGLLDIHPFSFQGRLHISEARSPGMSSFESMSGRFNVNISGSNETIKGYAFSGDASWGGFELSRAELSFEGDIVRQEYTLNVLLLPRKGEGYVYGETHLFPSSGPSSLRGQGLLLFRDLSLSDLTLALSGSQRRWHPIIPEQATIRGALEFDFDASRYRVSSMEDIVLSISEEADASLTLSLTPDQLSLSSSGTLYTVPFQGTFSLALRDTQRFSGELLVENILYRFSGILQEKEFSLSGDNLTFLLEEKEGRWVFRGKTRTLPLPMMRGQSSPQVSVDLSGEFHTTDEWWIYVPYLRVTDLFLLPSVRGNLSGRIAIDPSGIEAFDLSYGDSYSNLEGSMSLVLPEGLEGLLTRRRLAGELVLQSKTTRERYGLQADISSSRIDLSAYAREAPLGRWTEEKARGRLTATVNLEGPWNDPDLEGTVTLTEGSVNGIPLAANGSFEKSSSTMSISLSELLLAQHRLSGFHLTYDLSSGTFRGETDLSLAVGRTTQSTPVSLYGTMEQRFDDLSPFLHSLPSLSCTGSLVLHKVSLVEGQPVWRFLFAYTPAGVTLRGGPSNAASLAFSFEDGALDASFSSPLPLQGSIKGTIREEHLSLTLAFSRIDVESFQPLFDLGVVRIREGILTGEVSLEGDPRDPTLTGNLEGRELRGVFFLVPEEISSERLKLEFQGEGFQILPSRITAGDATVILSGAFTREAWSLPFFQISIATLSPNRLHILYDFGTLQVDGYAAGFVTIEQTPQSLSIAGDILAESTVVTLAQRRTEAPGKGEPVPLEIDLRIQSGPDVQFVWPTRTLPILRLYADTGERLRYTAHGGEGSFSLEGNIGLRGGEVFYFERSFYVREGSILFQENQDKFDPRITVRAEMRDFYKGDPIRIYLVSYNTPLSQFSPRFESDPPLPPEDLNIVLGQRFNEEFAEGFLSPVSLVGLTTDLVSQFALMREFETSVKKTFGLDVFSVRTHLFQNVLESALQSPEYPLDRQSPSLGKYLDNTTILVGKYLGSDVFLESLFQIAAENPLASEVRSFGGFEVNVEVTVEWNTPFFLLSWKFAPEHPEELFIPDQTISLKWRFTY, translated from the coding sequence ATGGTACTCCCGGACGAATCTCGCATCATGGGGCGAGACGTTCGTGTCGACATTGCTCCTGGCAACGATGGATCCGCACGATACTCTCTGAGCGCTTCCCTCTTCTTGGATATCTCTCATGAGACCGCCGCCTACTACGAGGGAGTACTCCCGGAGAGGACATTCTTGGTACCGGTACGAGCGAGGGGCACCTTTTCCCCGGACATGCCGAGCATGGAGATGGAGCTATCCTGCTCCCTACAGGGGAGCAGGATAGAACTCTCCACCCAGCGGTTTCTGTTGTCTGTAAGAAACGACGCCCTCTCCTTCCAGAACCTTCAGGCATCGGTCCCATACGACATCCTTGGAGAATATGAATGGTCATCCTCCACACTCAACCTCATGGTACTCACCGAGGACTTCCAACCGAGCTCGCAGTTCAGGGGACCTCTCCTCGAGAGCATGCCCGCGAATCTGAAATTTTTCCTCGATGCCACGTATTCCACCCATCTTCAAATCTCATATCATCTCCCCGCCCGTACTCTCCGCTATACGGGAAGCGGCTCGGCTTCGTTCCTCTCGAAGGATCTCCACTCGATAGCCTTTTCGCTCGATGGGGAGAATTCCCGGATTCACCTGGATTATCTTACCGCCTTCACCCGATACGGCAGGGCCTCCATGGAAGGATTGCTCGACATTCATCCGTTCTCATTCCAGGGCAGGTTGCACATATCGGAGGCCCGATCTCCGGGGATGTCCTCGTTCGAGAGCATGAGCGGACGATTCAATGTGAACATCTCGGGATCGAACGAGACGATAAAAGGGTATGCCTTTTCCGGAGACGCATCATGGGGGGGATTCGAGCTCTCGAGAGCAGAGCTCTCTTTTGAAGGTGATATCGTACGACAGGAATACACGCTCAACGTGCTCCTCCTCCCCCGGAAAGGTGAGGGTTATGTCTATGGGGAAACCCACCTCTTCCCGTCCTCCGGTCCGTCGTCCCTCAGAGGGCAGGGACTCCTCCTCTTCCGCGATCTCTCCTTGTCCGATCTCACCCTCGCCCTCTCCGGATCGCAACGACGTTGGCATCCGATCATCCCCGAGCAGGCCACCATCAGAGGTGCGCTCGAATTCGATTTCGACGCGTCACGGTATCGTGTCTCCAGCATGGAGGACATCGTACTCTCGATCTCTGAGGAGGCGGATGCCTCCCTCACGCTCTCTCTCACCCCCGATCAGCTCTCCCTTTCTTCCTCGGGCACCCTCTATACCGTGCCCTTTCAAGGGACATTCTCCCTGGCACTTCGGGATACACAGAGGTTCTCCGGCGAGTTGTTGGTCGAGAATATCCTCTATCGCTTCTCTGGTATACTGCAGGAGAAGGAGTTCTCCCTGTCGGGAGACAATCTGACGTTTCTTTTGGAGGAGAAAGAGGGCAGGTGGGTCTTCCGAGGGAAGACGCGAACTCTTCCTCTGCCGATGATGCGCGGTCAATCCTCTCCGCAGGTGAGTGTCGACCTGTCGGGCGAGTTCCACACCACAGACGAGTGGTGGATCTATGTCCCCTATCTCAGGGTGACCGATCTCTTTCTCCTCCCCTCAGTCCGAGGGAATCTGAGCGGACGCATCGCCATCGATCCATCGGGAATCGAGGCCTTCGATCTTTCCTACGGTGATTCGTACTCCAATCTCGAAGGAAGTATGAGCCTGGTCCTGCCCGAGGGACTGGAGGGGCTCCTCACCCGCCGACGGTTGGCAGGGGAACTCGTCTTGCAATCGAAGACGACCAGGGAACGGTACGGCCTCCAGGCAGATATCTCCTCTTCACGTATCGACCTCTCCGCGTACGCAAGAGAGGCCCCGCTCGGGAGGTGGACAGAGGAGAAAGCACGAGGGAGGCTTACCGCCACCGTGAACCTCGAAGGGCCTTGGAACGATCCAGATCTCGAAGGAACGGTCACTTTGACGGAAGGGAGTGTCAACGGCATCCCGCTGGCCGCAAACGGATCTTTCGAGAAAAGCTCCTCGACCATGAGCATCTCTCTCTCGGAACTCCTCCTCGCACAGCACCGCCTCAGCGGTTTCCATCTGACCTACGATCTTTCCTCGGGAACCTTCAGAGGGGAAACGGATCTCTCTCTCGCAGTGGGCAGAACGACACAGAGCACCCCGGTGAGTCTGTACGGCACTATGGAACAACGGTTCGATGATCTCTCCCCCTTCCTCCACTCTCTTCCTTCACTCTCCTGTACCGGGTCGCTCGTCCTACACAAGGTCTCACTCGTAGAGGGACAACCAGTCTGGAGGTTCCTCTTCGCCTATACGCCTGCGGGTGTCACGCTCAGAGGCGGCCCGTCGAACGCAGCGAGCCTTGCCTTCTCCTTCGAGGACGGAGCACTCGATGCGAGTTTCAGTTCACCCCTTCCTCTGCAGGGGAGTATCAAAGGAACGATCCGTGAAGAGCATCTTTCTCTCACCCTGGCATTCTCGCGGATCGACGTGGAATCGTTTCAACCGCTCTTCGATCTGGGCGTGGTGAGGATTCGAGAGGGAATCCTCACCGGTGAGGTTTCCCTCGAGGGAGACCCCCGAGATCCGACCCTCACGGGGAACCTCGAGGGCAGAGAGCTCAGGGGTGTGTTCTTCCTCGTACCCGAAGAAATCTCGTCCGAACGTCTGAAGTTGGAGTTCCAGGGAGAAGGATTCCAGATCCTCCCCTCCAGAATCACTGCAGGAGACGCCACCGTGATCCTCTCGGGTGCTTTCACGAGAGAGGCATGGAGTCTCCCGTTCTTCCAGATCTCCATCGCCACCCTTTCCCCCAACCGACTCCACATCCTCTACGATTTCGGAACTCTTCAGGTAGACGGCTATGCGGCAGGGTTCGTGACCATCGAACAGACCCCCCAGTCCCTCTCCATCGCTGGAGATATCTTGGCCGAGTCCACGGTGGTGACACTTGCTCAAAGAAGGACTGAGGCCCCGGGAAAAGGGGAACCCGTTCCCCTCGAGATAGATCTCCGAATCCAATCGGGTCCCGATGTGCAGTTCGTGTGGCCCACACGAACCCTGCCGATCCTTCGACTCTATGCCGATACCGGGGAAAGACTCCGGTACACCGCTCACGGGGGTGAGGGGAGCTTCTCCCTGGAGGGGAATATCGGGTTGCGGGGGGGGGAAGTCTTCTACTTCGAACGAAGCTTCTATGTGAGGGAAGGCAGCATCCTCTTTCAGGAAAATCAGGACAAATTCGATCCCCGGATCACCGTTCGAGCCGAGATGAGGGACTTCTACAAGGGAGACCCCATAAGGATTTATCTCGTCTCCTACAACACCCCGCTCTCCCAGTTCTCACCCCGTTTCGAGTCGGATCCTCCGCTTCCTCCTGAGGATCTCAACATCGTACTCGGTCAGCGGTTCAACGAGGAGTTCGCCGAGGGATTCCTCAGCCCGGTCTCCCTCGTAGGCCTCACCACCGACCTCGTGAGCCAGTTCGCCCTCATGAGGGAGTTCGAGACCTCGGTGAAGAAGACCTTCGGGCTGGACGTCTTCTCGGTACGGACACACCTCTTCCAGAACGTTCTCGAGAGCGCCCTCCAGTCCCCTGAGTACCCTCTTGACAGGCAATCGCCATCTCTTGGAAAGTATCTCGACAATACCACTATCCTGGTGGGGAAGTATCTTGGCTCCGATGTGTTTCTGGAATCCCTCTTCCAGATTGCAGCGGAGAACCCCCTCGCTTCGGAGGTTCGAAGCTTCGGAGGGTTCGAGGTGAATGTAGAGGTGACGGTTGAATGGAATACTCCGTTCTTCCTCCTCTCCTGGAAGTTCGCTCCCGAGCATCCGGAAGAACTCTTCATCCCCGATCAGACGATTTCCTTGAAGTGGCGATTTACTTATTAG
- the tmk gene encoding dTMP kinase yields the protein MSSRKKSSGRTILSRFVVFEGIDGAGTTTQLRKVASSLKGRGHPLWETREPTDGPVGVFIRECLASGLSLPASVYAYLFAADRDLHVFGEDGVMVRVGRGEIVLCDRYLHSSLAYQSDSDHTRELVEDLNHRFPLPEVVIYLDTPVEECLRRLSSRPQKDLFEQREVLMNVVSRYREVLRAYEAEGGKVLYVDGTQPPDLISREILKFLEGILDI from the coding sequence ATGTCATCTCGTAAAAAAAGCAGCGGCAGGACGATCCTTTCCCGTTTCGTCGTCTTCGAGGGGATAGACGGCGCAGGAACCACGACACAACTCCGCAAGGTGGCGTCCTCCCTGAAGGGACGTGGTCACCCCCTGTGGGAGACACGGGAACCGACCGACGGTCCTGTGGGGGTTTTCATCCGAGAATGTCTTGCAAGCGGTCTCTCCCTCCCTGCGTCCGTGTATGCGTACCTGTTCGCCGCTGATCGAGACCTTCACGTCTTCGGAGAAGACGGGGTCATGGTTCGGGTGGGACGGGGGGAAATCGTGCTCTGTGACAGGTATCTTCACTCTTCTCTCGCCTATCAGAGCGATTCCGATCACACGAGGGAATTGGTAGAGGATCTCAATCACAGGTTCCCGCTCCCCGAGGTGGTGATCTATCTGGATACGCCCGTGGAGGAGTGTCTCCGACGTCTTTCCTCGAGACCCCAGAAGGACCTTTTCGAGCAGAGGGAAGTGCTCATGAACGTGGTTTCCCGATATAGAGAGGTGCTCCGGGCATACGAAGCAGAAGGTGGCAAGGTTCTCTATGTGGATGGCACACAGCCGCCGGATCTCATCTCCCGGGAGATCTTGAAGTTTTTGGAAGGAATACTCGATATCTAA
- the queA gene encoding tRNA preQ1(34) S-adenosylmethionine ribosyltransferase-isomerase QueA codes for MKLKDFYFDLPEDLIAQHPSQRREDARLMVVHRETGRIEHSYVRELPLILPPSCLVFNDTRVRKSRILATRRDSGGKVEILLLEEVEPSLWKALVSRTRRQRAGVVYDLPGGREAEIVGMEDGLRLVRISPPIDEAYLDRHGHVPLPPYIKRADLPEDEERYQTVFARHPGSAAAPTAGLHFTPALMDELKSRHTVTFLTLHVGLGTFQPVRTENVEEHRMHTERFHISEETARVIESAKSRHIPVCAVGTTSTRALESAWEHGRLKRGWQETSLYIYPGYTFKVIDHLFTNFHTPGSSLILLVSAFLGKDLLLEAYRKAIEHRYRFFSYGDAMLII; via the coding sequence ATGAAACTCAAAGATTTCTATTTTGATCTTCCTGAAGATCTCATCGCCCAACATCCGTCTCAGCGAAGGGAAGATGCCCGCCTCATGGTGGTCCACAGGGAAACGGGCCGGATCGAACACTCGTACGTGAGGGAGCTTCCCTTGATCCTCCCTCCCTCATGTCTCGTATTCAACGATACCCGGGTGAGGAAGAGTCGCATCCTGGCCACGAGGAGAGATTCAGGAGGAAAGGTCGAGATCCTTCTCCTCGAGGAAGTCGAACCCTCTCTGTGGAAGGCACTGGTTTCCCGGACCAGACGACAACGGGCAGGTGTGGTCTACGACCTTCCCGGTGGACGGGAAGCGGAAATCGTAGGTATGGAAGACGGACTCCGTCTTGTCCGCATCTCTCCCCCCATCGACGAGGCCTATCTCGATCGACACGGCCACGTCCCTCTTCCTCCGTATATCAAACGAGCGGATCTCCCTGAGGATGAGGAACGATACCAGACGGTATTCGCCCGACACCCGGGATCAGCGGCCGCCCCCACTGCGGGACTCCACTTCACCCCTGCTCTGATGGATGAATTGAAGTCGCGTCACACCGTAACCTTCCTCACGCTCCACGTGGGACTGGGCACCTTCCAGCCGGTGAGGACCGAAAACGTGGAGGAGCACAGGATGCATACGGAGAGATTTCATATCTCAGAAGAAACCGCACGGGTCATAGAAAGCGCAAAAAGCCGACACATCCCTGTGTGTGCAGTGGGGACCACATCGACAAGGGCTCTCGAGTCCGCCTGGGAGCATGGAAGACTCAAACGTGGATGGCAAGAAACTTCGCTCTATATCTATCCGGGGTATACCTTCAAAGTGATCGATCACCTTTTCACCAATTTCCACACCCCCGGCTCTTCCTTGATCCTTCTGGTCTCCGCCTTCCTCGGCAAGGACCTCCTTCTAGAGGCCTACAGGAAGGCGATAGAGCATCGCTATCGCTTCTTTTCCTATGGCGACGCCATGCTCATCATCTAG
- the ruvB gene encoding Holliday junction branch migration DNA helicase RuvB — translation MDHTLSPLKREEDAQEERLRPLSLSEFQGKEEIKENLKVFIRAARQRGEALDHVFLSGPPGLGKTTLGSIIAHELGVELRITSAPALEKPKDLAGILTTLSPRSVLFIDEIHRLKPAIEEMLYVAMEDYVIDWIIGQGPSARTVRIPVPPFTLVGATTKAGKLATPLVSRFGITFHFNLYEKEDIIKVLRRSARILGLSVEEPAFDLLSSCSRGTPRIANRMLRRARDFAEVYGKGVITPQIVRLTMDRLGIDEAGLEAHDRRILDTIITKFDGGPVGAESLAIALGESVDTLEDFYEPYLIQCGFLQRTPRGRIVTPRGYDHLNIPPRGKDSDDETQRFLF, via the coding sequence ATGGACCACACCCTCTCACCGTTGAAACGAGAGGAGGATGCGCAGGAGGAGCGTCTCCGTCCTCTCTCTCTCTCGGAGTTCCAGGGCAAAGAGGAAATCAAGGAGAACCTCAAGGTATTCATCCGTGCCGCCAGACAACGTGGGGAAGCACTCGATCACGTCTTCCTCAGTGGGCCGCCCGGCCTTGGGAAGACCACCCTTGGAAGTATCATCGCCCACGAGTTGGGGGTCGAACTCAGAATCACGTCCGCCCCGGCTCTCGAAAAACCCAAGGATCTGGCAGGGATACTCACCACTCTCAGTCCTCGAAGCGTGCTCTTCATCGACGAGATACACAGGCTCAAACCAGCCATTGAAGAGATGCTCTATGTGGCGATGGAGGATTATGTCATCGACTGGATCATAGGGCAAGGTCCTTCGGCACGGACCGTGAGAATACCCGTACCCCCGTTCACCCTCGTTGGGGCCACGACCAAGGCCGGAAAACTGGCGACGCCCCTTGTCTCACGATTCGGCATAACATTTCACTTTAACTTGTATGAAAAAGAAGACATAATCAAGGTTCTCCGCCGTTCCGCCCGTATCCTCGGGTTGAGCGTGGAGGAACCTGCATTCGATCTCCTTTCTTCGTGTTCCCGTGGAACCCCTCGGATCGCCAATAGGATGCTCCGGAGGGCGCGAGATTTCGCAGAGGTCTACGGGAAAGGCGTGATCACCCCTCAGATCGTACGACTCACCATGGATCGCCTGGGCATCGATGAGGCCGGTCTCGAGGCACACGACAGGCGCATACTCGACACCATCATCACGAAGTTCGACGGAGGCCCGGTAGGTGCGGAATCCCTCGCCATCGCCCTTGGAGAAAGTGTGGATACACTCGAGGACTTCTATGAGCCCTACTTGATTCAGTGCGGTTTTCTCCAGAGGACCCCTCGTGGACGCATAGTCACCCCTCGAGGATATGACCATCTCAACATCCCGCCCAGAGGAAAAGACAGCGACGATGAAACTCAAAGATTTCTATTTTGA
- the ruvA gene encoding Holliday junction branch migration protein RuvA: MLYSVRGVYRGVDGEKVLIETGGLTWEIDVPSSILSQLPEPGDSLLLYVYLYHREDVLSLIGFASREERRLFLDLLKVQGVGPRQALRIISSVPVPIFREIIQNEDLARLAKTPGIGKKTAQKLLLTLKGSYVKQGPGGTEKAGPHRELVEALAEMGFDRSRAESVLPDIIQEVSGGESVEGKEQEILRRAIIRLSE; this comes from the coding sequence ATGCTCTATAGTGTGAGAGGTGTCTATAGAGGCGTCGATGGAGAAAAGGTGCTCATCGAAACCGGGGGGCTCACCTGGGAAATAGACGTGCCGAGCAGTATCCTCTCGCAGCTCCCTGAACCCGGGGATTCGCTCCTCCTCTATGTGTACCTCTACCACAGGGAGGATGTCCTTTCCCTGATCGGTTTCGCATCGAGGGAAGAACGCAGGCTCTTTCTGGATCTCCTCAAGGTACAAGGGGTCGGGCCGCGACAGGCCCTGCGTATCATCTCCTCCGTTCCGGTACCGATCTTCCGGGAAATCATCCAGAACGAGGATCTCGCTCGACTGGCGAAGACCCCGGGAATAGGGAAAAAAACGGCTCAGAAGCTGCTTCTCACCCTGAAGGGCAGCTATGTGAAACAGGGGCCAGGTGGGACGGAAAAAGCCGGACCGCATCGAGAACTCGTGGAAGCCTTGGCGGAAATGGGGTTCGACAGATCGCGCGCCGAGAGCGTGCTCCCGGATATCATCCAGGAAGTTTCCGGAGGGGAGAGCGTAGAGGGGAAAGAACAAGAGATACTGCGAAGAGCGATCATCAGGTTGAGCGAATGA
- the ruvC gene encoding crossover junction endodeoxyribonuclease RuvC — translation MKRYLGIDPGLATTGYGVIETDGRGHKYIIAGTIRTSSGHTQSERLLKIFRHVQELLLKYEPEAIIMEELFFARNTTSAFYVAQAMGVVSLAAAMEDIPVYTYAPQMVKQAIVGHGRADKAEIQRFLRLLLNLPDTKMSDHASDALAIALCHVHQHGTPFATQGEEDAL, via the coding sequence ATGAAGCGTTATCTGGGGATCGATCCCGGCCTTGCCACTACCGGCTACGGAGTGATAGAGACCGACGGTCGAGGACATAAATATATCATCGCCGGTACCATCAGGACGTCTTCCGGCCACACCCAGTCCGAACGACTGCTGAAGATTTTCCGCCACGTGCAGGAGCTCCTCCTGAAGTATGAGCCCGAGGCCATCATCATGGAGGAGCTTTTCTTCGCCCGTAATACCACCAGCGCCTTCTATGTGGCCCAGGCCATGGGGGTGGTTTCACTCGCCGCGGCCATGGAGGACATCCCCGTCTATACCTACGCACCCCAGATGGTGAAACAAGCCATCGTAGGCCATGGCAGAGCGGATAAGGCGGAAATCCAACGCTTCCTCAGACTCCTGCTCAACCTTCCGGACACAAAAATGTCGGATCACGCCTCCGATGCCTTGGCCATCGCACTCTGCCACGTGCACCAGCATGGCACACCCTTCGCCACCCAGGGAGAGGAAGATGCTCTATAG